A region from the Medicago truncatula cultivar Jemalong A17 chromosome 6, MtrunA17r5.0-ANR, whole genome shotgun sequence genome encodes:
- the LOC120575865 gene encoding probable terpene synthase 2, translating to MSTLSNSNPETKQRNLADYHPNIWGEYFIQYASESMELDQNIVTQIDTLKSHVRNMLVAKSEKPFEKVKLIDSICRLGLSYHFEKEIDEVLQHIHKSYVENGEIILEDNLFSLAVLFRVLRQHGFYVSPNVFTKFKDEQGNFNETLIMDVEGMLSLYEASHLIVHGEDILEEALAFTSTHLEFIATESSHSLAAQVKYALRQALHKSLPRLEARRYISIYEQDPSHDEILLTFSKLDFNLLQSLHQKEFGNISKWWKELDFSSKLPYARDRIVECCFWTLTVYFEPQYSRARKMLPKINVMLSLIDDTYDSYGTIDELERFTEAIERWDVIVSDDLPDYMKLLYKSFWNVYEEIEQAMIEEGREYILNYYKKEFKKAVQAYMTEARWLNENYIPTTEEYMRVSRTSCCYSLLILASYIGMGDKVTENIFKWVTNEPKIVNGAANICRLMDEIVSTEFEQKRGHVCSLLDCYKKHHGMSREAGIQECQKGVAIAWKDINRDCLRPTEVPMDFLTRALNFSRFMDVFYTDKDNYTHAEGLMKTYIKDVMVDPIPI from the exons ATGTCTACTCTAAGTAACTCCAATCCTGAAACCAAGCAAAGAAATCTGGCAGATTATCACCCTAACATTTGGGGGGAATATTTCATTCAATATGCTTCAGAATCTATG GAACTTGATCAGAATATTGTAACACAAATTGATACACTTAAAAGTCATGTAAGAAATATGCTTGTTGCAAAATCAGAGAAACCTTTTGAGAAAGTTAAACTGATTGATTCAATATGCCGTTTGGGTTTGAgttatcattttgaaaaagagattgatGAAGTTCTGCAACATATCCACAAAAGTTATGTTGAAAATGGAGAAATAATTCTTGAAGACAACCTTTTTTCTCTTGCTGTGCTATTTAGGGTGTTGAGGCAACATGGATTTTACGTTTCACCAA ATGTGTTCACCAAGTTTAAAGATGAGCAAGGAAACTTTAACGAAACACTTATCATGGATGTCGAAGGGATGTTAAGCTTGTATGAAGCCTCACATTTGATTGTTCATGGAGAAGACATTTTGGAAGAGGCATTGGCTTTTACTTCCACGCACCTTGAGTTCATTGCTACCGAATCGAGCCATTCTCTTGCAGCACAAGTCAAATATGCTTTAAGGCAGGCTCTCCACAAGAGCTTGCCTAGGCTAGAGGCACGACGGTACATTTCTATCTATGAGCAAGATCCTTCCCATGATGAAATACTACTCACTTTCTCTAAATTAGATTTCAATTTGCTCCAAAGCCTACATCAAAAAGAATTTGGAAACATTTCCAA ATGGTGGAAGGAATTGGATTTTTCTAGCAAACTACCTTATGCACGAGACAGAATTGTGGAATGTTGCTTTTGGACTTTGACCGTATATTTTGAGCCGCAATATTCTCGAGCAAGGAAAATGTTACCGAAAATAAACGTCATGTTATCACTCATTGATGATACATATGATTCATATGGAACCATTGATGAACTTGAACGTTTTACCGAGGCAATTGAAAG GTGGGATGTTATCGTCTCGGATGATCTTCCAGATTACATGAAATTACTTTATAAATCGTTCTGGAACGTTTACGAAGAAATAGAGCAAGCAATGATCGAAGAAGGAAGGGAGTACATCCTCAACTACTACAAAAAAGAA TTTAAAAAGGCAGTCCAAGCCTATATGACTGAGGCTAGATGGTTGAACGAAAACTATATACCAACAACAGAAGAGTACATGCGCGTATCAAGAACATCATGTTGTTACAGTTTGCTAATATTAGCTTCTTACATTGGCATGGGAGACAAAGTCACTGAAAACATTTTCAAATGGGTAACAAATGAGCCAAAAATTGTTAATGGTGCTGCAAATATATGTAGGCTAATGGATGAAATTGTGTCCACTGAG TTTGAACAAAAAAGGGGACATGTTTGCTCATTGTTGGATTGTTATAAAAAGCATCATGGTATGTCTAGGGAAGCTGGTATTCAAGAATGCCAAAAAGGAGTTGCAATAGCTTGGAAAGATATAAACAGAGATTGTCTTAGGCCAACCGAAGTTCCAATGGATTTTCTAACTCGCGCTCTCAATTTTTCGCGTTTTATGGATGTGTTTTACACAGATAAAGATAACTACACACATGCTGAAGGACTGATGAAAACATACATTAAAGACGTGATGGTGGATCCAATTCCAATTTAA